One Glycine max cultivar Williams 82 chromosome 4, Glycine_max_v4.0, whole genome shotgun sequence DNA segment encodes these proteins:
- the LOC100779374 gene encoding transcription factor HEC3, with the protein MDINESITSTFSNVVNSTWNHEKMGTEEHNIILHDHHQIPKGVGIWPHYNYPLHNIQPSSSSNVAPSSSNFLTDILGVHFEEEEDEEEEELGAMKEMMYKMAVMQPVDIDPASVRKPKRRNVRISDDPQSVAARHRRERISEKIRILQRLVPGGTKMDTASMLDEAIRYVKFLKRQIRFLQSTPPPPINCNVGAAPNSEYYWPFAPNMLHSSTTTFIDMPVIGMEFNTRSHGHAGDSIHLRQS; encoded by the coding sequence ATGGATATCAACGAAAGCATCACTTCTACATTCAGCAATGTTGTTAACAGCACTTGGAATCACGAGAAGATGGGAACAGAAGAACATAACATCATCCTCCATGATCATCACCAAATTCCAAAGGGTGTTGGAATTTGGCCCCACTACAACTACCCTCTTCACAATATTCAACCCTCATCCTCATCAAATGTGGCACCCTCTTCGAGTAATTTCCTCACTGATATTCTAGGAGTCCactttgaagaagaagaagatgaagaagaagaagagctaGGAGCCATGAAGGAGATGATGTACAAAATGGCAGTGATGCAACCGGTGGACATAGACCCTGCAAGCGTGAGAAAACCAAAGAGGAGAAACGTGCGCATAAGCGATGACCCTCAGAGTGTTGCTGCGAGACACAGAAGAGAGAGGATCAGCGAGAAAATTCGCATACTGCAAAGACTGGTCCCTGGTGGAACAAAAATGGACACTGCTTCCATGCTCGATGAAGCCATTCGCTATGTTAAGTTCTTGAAGAGGCAAATCAGGTTTCTTCAatcaacaccaccaccaccaattaATTGCAATGTTGGTGCTGCTCCTAATAGTGAATATTATTGGCCTTTTGCACCAAATATGTTGCATAGTTCCACCACCACCTTTATTGACATGCCGGTTATTGGAATGGAATTCAACACCAGAAGCCATGGTCATGCCGGTGATTCGATCCACCTTAGACAATCATGA
- the LOC100783856 gene encoding zinc finger CCCH domain-containing protein 38 isoform X2 → MSGSGKKRSSKWDLRDDPDFSPDDSQQLRSGWSSAGDKLKPGMGFSSKEPFSGGRGSNKDDIMNKDYRVLDATMEWDEDGSYNNEMSPGLEGWKHNKRHSQSPKNGWSRSSRSRSPPHGFRWDSGVNDRNRMRAGGSTQPCRDFAAGKCRRGSHCHFLHDNQNHEDSWEDKYREDGAPRYSAPHEGRDYSLKSGRSNEACINFPKGRCRMGASCKFVHHNNSDGHSKVSVDELAREREIDRRHRDSSFEQGGGHGPNRSGDTLCKFFANGHCRNGKYCRFSHDRQACRSPNRRSRDDRWASNPGGDYHMLDRPKLSDSVSPNRRPRDDRWGSDGNRADADKVWDSPKRNDTVAVSDTAKLVEDKSENVVAAEQGFTPLATRDGWGHSLDKSRVHGEQPFSSDKKEADSWITGNNAANMHGSQSIGTDIWLGDDAKMSPDWDYRVRSSSCIEEKHEQNKHGITQGFMYLDTSEHDRIQIAPGQGFNQNAVSFNSLHSSSCQAVGQSQVAVPILPSKGGIVDGMLKQEVSTEKKYTAEPNIMDAGLSQVSSRNPPPTANVVGKEQLAQLTNLSASLAHILGTGQQLPQLYAALNSHDAKDISSLAKTEVPAMPVSNTFIRPDPTVGLLKQYDPMCDSVEPKGAVASGVPPAIPPSQKVADVVEIPSQSNTGRQNCGDSSKAAGSEELVKSDPLIQLQPGQNTGVNKDNNKEMLPEETLKSKDDPKSTKESGPFENMEQTDGPDEAKKIKGMKGNRAFKFALVEFVKELLKPTWKDGQITKEDYKTIVKKVVDKVTGSMQGVNIPQTQEKIDHYLSFSKPKLNKLVQAYVEKVQKA, encoded by the exons ATGAGTGGAAGTGGCAAAAAGCGCTCTTCAAAGTGGGATTTGAGAGACGATCCTGATTTTTCACCTGATGATAGTCAGCAATTGCGGTCTGGGTGGTCCTCTGCAGGTGATAAATTAAAGCCTGGTATGGGATTTTCATCCAAGGAACCTTTTTCTGGAGGCAGAGGTTCAAATAAGGACGATATTATGAATAAAGACTATAGAGTTTTGGATGCAACAATGGAATGGGATGAGGATGGAAGTTACAACAATGAAATGTCTCCTGGGTTGGAGGGATGGAAACATAATAAGAGACATAGTCAATCCCCCAAAAATGGTTGGAGCAG GAGTAGTCGAAGCAGGAGCCCTCCTCATGGTTTTAGGTGGGATTCAGGAGTCAATGACAGAAATAGAATGCGGGCTGGAGGATCGACACAACCATGTAGAGATTTTGCTGCTGGTAAATGCAGAAGAGGCAGCCACTGCCATTTTCTTCATGATAATCAAAATCATGAGGATAGTTGGGAAGATAAGTACAGGGAAGATGGAGCTCCCAGATATTCTGCTCCCCACGAGGGTAGAGACTATTCTCTTAAGAGTGGTAGATCTAATGAAGCCTGTATTAATTTTCCAAAAGGAAGGTGTAGAATGGGAGCATCATGCAAGTTTGTGCATCATAACAATTCTGATGGACACAGTAAAGTTTCTGTGGATGAATTAGCTAGAGAGAGGGAAATTGATAGAAGGCACAGAGACAGTTCTTTTGAGCAGGGTGGAGGGCATGGGCCAAACCGTAGTGGTGATACTCTTTGCAAATTTTTTGCTAATGGACATTGTCGTAATGGTAAATATTGTAGGTTTTCTCATGATAGGCAAGCATGTAGAAGCCCTAATAGAAGATCAAGAGATGATAGGTGGGCAAGCAATCCTGGAGGAGATTATCATATGCTGGATAGACCGAAATTGAGTGATTCAGTTAGTCCTAATAGAAGGCCAAGGGATGATAGGTGGGGTTCAGATGGTAACAGGGCTGATGCAGATAAAGTTTGGGACAGTCCAAAGCGGAATGATACAGTTGCTGTCTCTGATACAGCAAAGCTGGTTGAGGACAAAAGTGAAAATGTGGTTGCCGCAGAGCAAGGATTCACCCCTTTGGCTACGAGGGATGGATGGGGTCATAGTTTGGATAAGAGCAGAGTGCATGGTGAACAACCATTTTCTAGTGATAAGAAGGAAGCTGACAGTTGGATAACAGGAAATAATGCTGCCAACATGCATGGTTCCCAGTCAATAGGTACAGACATTTGGTTGGGTGATGATGCAAAAATGTCTCCAGATTGGGATTACAGGGTGAGATCTTCCAGCTGTATTGAAGAAAAGCATGAACAGAATAAGCATGGGATAACGCAGGGTTTTATGTATTTAGACACCTCTGAACATGACAGAATACAAATTGCTCCAG GACAAGGTTTTAATCAGAATGCAGTGAGTTTTAATTCTTTGCATTCTTCAAGCTGCCAAGCAGTTGGACAAAGTCAAGTAGCAGTTCCCATTCTACCTTCAAAGGGTGGAATTGTTGATGGTATGCTGAAACAGGAAGTCTCCACTGAGAAAAAGTACACTGCTGAACCAAATATCATGGATGCTGGCTTATCACAAGTTAGTTCAAGAAATCCTCCTCCAACCGCGAACGTGGTAGGCAAAGAACAGCTTGCTCAGCTTACCAATCTCTCAGCCTCGCTGGCTCATATCCTCGGGACAGGGCAACAGCTGCCACAACTTTATGCTGCTTTAAATTCTCATGATGCAAAGGACATATCCTCCCTAGCAAAAACTGAGGTGCCTGCTATGCCTGTTTCCAACACATTCATCAGGCCAGATCCTACTGTTGGACTCCTGAAGCAATATGATCCAATGTGTGACAGTGTTGAGCCAAAGGGTGCTGTTGCAAGTGGGGTACCCCCAGCCATTCCTCCAAGTCAAAAAGTTGCAGATGTAGTGGAAATTCCGTCACAGTCCAACACAGGAAGACAAAATTGTGGTGATTCTTCCAAGGCTGCTGGCTCAGAAGAACTTGTCAAGAGTGATCCTCTAATCCAGTTGCAGCCAGGTCAAAACACTGGGGTTAATAAGGATAATAACAAGGAAATGTTACCTGAGGAAACTCTAAAATCTAAAGATGATCCTAAAAGTACCAAAGAGAGTGGTCCTTTTGAAAACATGGAGCAAACTGATGGTCCTGATGAGGCAAAGAAAATAAAGGGTATGAAGGGGAATCGTGCATTTAAATTTGCATTGGTTGAGTTTGTTAAGGAGCTTCTAAAACCAACATGGAAAGATGGTCAAATCACCAAAGAAGATTATAAAACAATTGTGAAGAAAGTTGTTGATAAAGTAACTGGTTCCATGCAGGGGGTCAATATTCCTCAGACACAGGAGAAAATTGATCACTATTTGTCATTTTCAAAACCAAAGCTTAACAAACTTGTACAG GCGTATGTGGAAAAGGTTCAGAAGGCTTAG
- the LOC100783856 gene encoding zinc finger CCCH domain-containing protein 38 isoform X1 → MSGSGKKRSSKWDLRDDPDFSPDDSQQLRSGWSSAGDKLKPGMGFSSKEPFSGGRGSNKDDIMNKDYRVLDATMEWDEDGSYNNEMSPGLEGWKHNKRHSQSPKNGWSRSVRSSRSRSPPHGFRWDSGVNDRNRMRAGGSTQPCRDFAAGKCRRGSHCHFLHDNQNHEDSWEDKYREDGAPRYSAPHEGRDYSLKSGRSNEACINFPKGRCRMGASCKFVHHNNSDGHSKVSVDELAREREIDRRHRDSSFEQGGGHGPNRSGDTLCKFFANGHCRNGKYCRFSHDRQACRSPNRRSRDDRWASNPGGDYHMLDRPKLSDSVSPNRRPRDDRWGSDGNRADADKVWDSPKRNDTVAVSDTAKLVEDKSENVVAAEQGFTPLATRDGWGHSLDKSRVHGEQPFSSDKKEADSWITGNNAANMHGSQSIGTDIWLGDDAKMSPDWDYRVRSSSCIEEKHEQNKHGITQGFMYLDTSEHDRIQIAPGQGFNQNAVSFNSLHSSSCQAVGQSQVAVPILPSKGGIVDGMLKQEVSTEKKYTAEPNIMDAGLSQVSSRNPPPTANVVGKEQLAQLTNLSASLAHILGTGQQLPQLYAALNSHDAKDISSLAKTEVPAMPVSNTFIRPDPTVGLLKQYDPMCDSVEPKGAVASGVPPAIPPSQKVADVVEIPSQSNTGRQNCGDSSKAAGSEELVKSDPLIQLQPGQNTGVNKDNNKEMLPEETLKSKDDPKSTKESGPFENMEQTDGPDEAKKIKGMKGNRAFKFALVEFVKELLKPTWKDGQITKEDYKTIVKKVVDKVTGSMQGVNIPQTQEKIDHYLSFSKPKLNKLVQAYVEKVQKA, encoded by the exons ATGAGTGGAAGTGGCAAAAAGCGCTCTTCAAAGTGGGATTTGAGAGACGATCCTGATTTTTCACCTGATGATAGTCAGCAATTGCGGTCTGGGTGGTCCTCTGCAGGTGATAAATTAAAGCCTGGTATGGGATTTTCATCCAAGGAACCTTTTTCTGGAGGCAGAGGTTCAAATAAGGACGATATTATGAATAAAGACTATAGAGTTTTGGATGCAACAATGGAATGGGATGAGGATGGAAGTTACAACAATGAAATGTCTCCTGGGTTGGAGGGATGGAAACATAATAAGAGACATAGTCAATCCCCCAAAAATGGTTGGAGCAGGTCAGTCAG GAGTAGTCGAAGCAGGAGCCCTCCTCATGGTTTTAGGTGGGATTCAGGAGTCAATGACAGAAATAGAATGCGGGCTGGAGGATCGACACAACCATGTAGAGATTTTGCTGCTGGTAAATGCAGAAGAGGCAGCCACTGCCATTTTCTTCATGATAATCAAAATCATGAGGATAGTTGGGAAGATAAGTACAGGGAAGATGGAGCTCCCAGATATTCTGCTCCCCACGAGGGTAGAGACTATTCTCTTAAGAGTGGTAGATCTAATGAAGCCTGTATTAATTTTCCAAAAGGAAGGTGTAGAATGGGAGCATCATGCAAGTTTGTGCATCATAACAATTCTGATGGACACAGTAAAGTTTCTGTGGATGAATTAGCTAGAGAGAGGGAAATTGATAGAAGGCACAGAGACAGTTCTTTTGAGCAGGGTGGAGGGCATGGGCCAAACCGTAGTGGTGATACTCTTTGCAAATTTTTTGCTAATGGACATTGTCGTAATGGTAAATATTGTAGGTTTTCTCATGATAGGCAAGCATGTAGAAGCCCTAATAGAAGATCAAGAGATGATAGGTGGGCAAGCAATCCTGGAGGAGATTATCATATGCTGGATAGACCGAAATTGAGTGATTCAGTTAGTCCTAATAGAAGGCCAAGGGATGATAGGTGGGGTTCAGATGGTAACAGGGCTGATGCAGATAAAGTTTGGGACAGTCCAAAGCGGAATGATACAGTTGCTGTCTCTGATACAGCAAAGCTGGTTGAGGACAAAAGTGAAAATGTGGTTGCCGCAGAGCAAGGATTCACCCCTTTGGCTACGAGGGATGGATGGGGTCATAGTTTGGATAAGAGCAGAGTGCATGGTGAACAACCATTTTCTAGTGATAAGAAGGAAGCTGACAGTTGGATAACAGGAAATAATGCTGCCAACATGCATGGTTCCCAGTCAATAGGTACAGACATTTGGTTGGGTGATGATGCAAAAATGTCTCCAGATTGGGATTACAGGGTGAGATCTTCCAGCTGTATTGAAGAAAAGCATGAACAGAATAAGCATGGGATAACGCAGGGTTTTATGTATTTAGACACCTCTGAACATGACAGAATACAAATTGCTCCAG GACAAGGTTTTAATCAGAATGCAGTGAGTTTTAATTCTTTGCATTCTTCAAGCTGCCAAGCAGTTGGACAAAGTCAAGTAGCAGTTCCCATTCTACCTTCAAAGGGTGGAATTGTTGATGGTATGCTGAAACAGGAAGTCTCCACTGAGAAAAAGTACACTGCTGAACCAAATATCATGGATGCTGGCTTATCACAAGTTAGTTCAAGAAATCCTCCTCCAACCGCGAACGTGGTAGGCAAAGAACAGCTTGCTCAGCTTACCAATCTCTCAGCCTCGCTGGCTCATATCCTCGGGACAGGGCAACAGCTGCCACAACTTTATGCTGCTTTAAATTCTCATGATGCAAAGGACATATCCTCCCTAGCAAAAACTGAGGTGCCTGCTATGCCTGTTTCCAACACATTCATCAGGCCAGATCCTACTGTTGGACTCCTGAAGCAATATGATCCAATGTGTGACAGTGTTGAGCCAAAGGGTGCTGTTGCAAGTGGGGTACCCCCAGCCATTCCTCCAAGTCAAAAAGTTGCAGATGTAGTGGAAATTCCGTCACAGTCCAACACAGGAAGACAAAATTGTGGTGATTCTTCCAAGGCTGCTGGCTCAGAAGAACTTGTCAAGAGTGATCCTCTAATCCAGTTGCAGCCAGGTCAAAACACTGGGGTTAATAAGGATAATAACAAGGAAATGTTACCTGAGGAAACTCTAAAATCTAAAGATGATCCTAAAAGTACCAAAGAGAGTGGTCCTTTTGAAAACATGGAGCAAACTGATGGTCCTGATGAGGCAAAGAAAATAAAGGGTATGAAGGGGAATCGTGCATTTAAATTTGCATTGGTTGAGTTTGTTAAGGAGCTTCTAAAACCAACATGGAAAGATGGTCAAATCACCAAAGAAGATTATAAAACAATTGTGAAGAAAGTTGTTGATAAAGTAACTGGTTCCATGCAGGGGGTCAATATTCCTCAGACACAGGAGAAAATTGATCACTATTTGTCATTTTCAAAACCAAAGCTTAACAAACTTGTACAG GCGTATGTGGAAAAGGTTCAGAAGGCTTAG
- the LOC100780439 gene encoding UDP-glucuronate:xylan alpha-glucuronosyltransferase 1: MRGTMSMGTSPLAVEARHRLPASIEDLYKRRLPRNKAKDAEKPFHLSVQDRSSRCKLSFLKLILLITICGIFVTLLYSPEVYNTNHLSSSGTRWIWGGSDPRYMSNVATDWDDILKITEKLTGEDELEGIGLVNFNKTELAQWEHLIPDATHVVLPLEYAARNVTWESLYPEWIDEEEETEVPVCPSLPSLRSPGIRLNLISVKLPCRNGGNWSRDVARLHLQLAAAALATSFKGNYPVYVLFITNCFPIPNLFSCKELVAREGNVWLYKPNLSVLREKVQLPVGSCELALPMRGKELVYNGNAPREAYATILHSAHVYVCGAIAAAQSIRMSGSTRDLVILVDETISSYHRSGLEAAGWKVRTIQRIRNPKAEKDAYNEWNYSKFRLWQLTDYDKIIFIDADLLILRNIDFLFGMPEITATGNNATLFNSGVMVVEPSNCTFQLLMDHINEIESYNGGDQGYLNEIFTWWHRIPRHMNFLKHFWIGDEEEKKQMKTLLFGAEPPILYVLHYLGVKPWLCFRDYDCNWNDDIFHEFASDVAHAKWWKVHDAMPELLQQFCLLKSKQKAQLEWDRKQAEIANYTDGHWRIKVKDRRLKKCIDNLCNWKSMLRHWGETNWTDDEFYTPTPPTVITASLSAL, from the exons ATGAGAGGAACAATGTCAATGGGAACTTCTCCTCTTGCCGTTGAAGCTAGACACCGTTTGCCTGCATCCAT TGAAGATTTATACAAACGAAGACTTCCAAGAAACAAAGCAAAAGATGCAGAGAAGCCTTTCCACTTATCTGTCCAAGATAGGAGCTCAAGATGCAAATTGTCTTTCTTAAAACTTATCCTATTGATAACCATATGCGGCATTTTTGTAACCCTCCTATACTCTCCGGAAGTTTACAATACCAACCATTTATCAAGCTCTGGCACTCG GTGGATATGGGGTGGTTCAGATCCTCGTTACATGTCCAATGTAGCCACTGACTGGGATGACATACTGAAAATTACGGAGAAACTGACAGGGGAAGATGAACTTGAAGGAATTGGGCTAGTAAATTTCAACAAGACTGAACTAGCACAATGGGAGCATCTTATTCCTGATGCAACACATGTTGTTCTGCCTCTGGAGTATGCTGCAAGAAATGTGACGTGGGAGTCCTTGTACCCGGAATGGATCGACGAGGAAGAAGAAACCGAAGTTCCTGTTTGTCCTTCTCTTCCAAGTCTAAGATCCCCTGGCATAAGACTTAACCTCATTTCTGTGAAGCTTCCTTGTAGGAATGGAGGGAACTGGTCTAGAGACGTTGCTCGTTTGCACCTTCAGCTTGCAGCTGCTGCACTTGCAACCTCTTTCAAAGGCAACTACCCCGTTTATGTGCTCTTCATTACCAACTGCTTTCCAATACCAAATTTGTTCTCATGTAAAGAACTAGTTGCACGTGAAGGGAATGTGTGGctatacaaaccaaacttgagTGTCTTGAGAGAAAAGGTCCAGCTTCCTGTAGGGTCTTGTGAACTTGCACTTCCTATGAGAGGCAAAG AACTGGTATACAATGGAAATGCTCCCAGAGAAGCCTATGCAACAATTCTGCATTCGGCTCATGTCTATGTTTGTGGGGCTATAGCTGCTGCGCAAAGCATCCGCATGTCTGGATCAACTCGAGACCTTGTAATACTTGTTGATGAGACAATCAGCAGCTATCACAGAAGTGGTTTGGAAGCAGCAGGTTGGAAGGTTAGAACAATACAAAGGATCAGAAACCCCAAAGCTGAAAAAGATGCTTACAATGAATGGAACTACAGCAAGTTCAGGCTATGGCAGCTGACAGATTATGACAAGATAATATTCATTGATGCAGATTTGCTCATACTAAGAAACATCGATTTCCTATTTGGAATGCCAGAAATCACTGCCACTGGAAACAATGCCACTCTCTTTAACTCGGGTGTCATGGTGGTTGAGCCATCAAATTGCACATTCCAGCTCCTGATGGATCATATCAATGAGATTGAGTCCTACAATGGAGGAGACCAGGGATATTTGAACGAAATATTTACGTGGTGGCACAGGATACCAAGACACATGAACTTCTTGAAGCATTTTTGGATTGGCGATGAGGAAGAGAAGAAACAAATGAAAACTCTGTTGTTTGGTGCAGAACCTCCAATTTTGTATGTCCTTCACTATCTAGGTGTGAAGCCATGGTTATGCTTCCGGGACTATGATTGCAACTGGAATGATGATATCTTTCATGAATTTGCAAGTGATGTTGCACATGCAAAGTGGTGGAAGGTGCATGATGCAATGCCTGAGCTTTTGCAGCAGTTTTGCCTGTTGAAGTCAAAGCAGAAGGCACAGTTGGAGTGGGATCGTAAGCAGGCTGAAATAGCAAACTACACGGATGGGCATTGGCGAATTAAAGTTAAAGATAGGCGCTTGAAGAAATGTATAGATAATTTGTGCAACTGGAAAAGCATGTTGCGGCACTGGGGAGAGACAAATTGGACAGATGATGAGTTTTATACTCCAACACCACCTACAGTTATCACAGCATCTCTTTCTGCTTTATGA
- the LOC100785280 gene encoding 50S ribosomal protein L17 — MTKFRKLGRPTGHRMSMLRTMVSQLVKHERIETTVAKAKEIRRLADNMVQLGKEGSQHAARRAASFVRGDDVLHKLFTELAYRYKDRAGGYTRLLRTRIRVGDAAPMAYIEFIDRENELRQAKAPTPQPPQRAPLDPWARSRLSRQFAPPKEDKSGSDL, encoded by the exons ATGACTAAGTTCAGGAAATTGGGTCGACCCACCGGTCACCGAATGTCCATGCTCAG AACCATGGTCTCGCAGTTGGTGAAGCACGAGCGCATCGAAACTACTGTCGCCAAG GCGAAAGAGATCAGAAGACTCGCGGATAATATGGTGCAGCTTGGAAAGGAG ggaTCCCAACATGCTGCGAGACGTGCTGCTAGTTTTGTGCGAGGAGATGATGTCCTTCACAAGCTGTTTACAGAACTGGCTTATCGGTACAA GGATAGAGCTGGAGGATACACCAGATTGCTTCGGACCCGTATTCGAGTGGGTGATGCTGCACCGATGGCCTATATTGA GTTTATTGACAGAGAAAATGAGCTTAGGCAGGCAAAGGCACCAACTCCTCAGCCACCACAGAGAGCACCCCTTGATCCCTGGGCACGTTCTCGTCTCAGCAGGCAATTTGCACCTCCTAAAGAGGATAAATCTGGATCTGATTTGTGA